A single region of the Synergistaceae bacterium genome encodes:
- a CDS encoding GNAT family N-acetyltransferase, which yields MLKIIPFDKTCIRKGFNCGKAELDEYLLKYAGQDIRRNLAALFVAADDEDRRIAGYYTLSNAGIVASILPSAFQKELGKYGDVPAIRLGRLAVDRRFQKRGLGERLLANAVIRSVSNSSAWAVMVVDAKDAAAAAFYRKFGFTSLKDDMLHLFAPRTDLYHCLTAGARAGR from the coding sequence GTGCTGAAAATCATTCCATTCGATAAAACGTGCATCAGGAAAGGCTTCAACTGCGGAAAGGCGGAACTTGACGAATACCTTTTAAAATACGCGGGGCAGGATATACGCCGCAACCTCGCCGCGCTGTTTGTGGCCGCAGACGACGAGGACAGGCGCATTGCAGGTTACTATACATTATCTAACGCCGGCATCGTCGCCTCAATTCTCCCTTCGGCCTTTCAAAAAGAGCTGGGAAAATACGGCGATGTTCCCGCTATACGACTGGGACGGCTCGCGGTCGACAGGCGCTTTCAAAAGCGCGGACTGGGCGAACGGCTGCTCGCCAACGCCGTTATCAGGAGCGTGTCAAACTCCTCCGCCTGGGCAGTAATGGTCGTGGACGCGAAAGATGCCGCCGCCGCGGCGTTTTATCGCAAGTTTGGGTTTACTTCTCTGAAAGACGACATGTTGCATTTGTTCGCGCCCAGAACGGATTTATACCATTGTCTGACGGCAGGCGCGCGGGCGGGACGTTGA
- a CDS encoding amidohydrolase, which translates to MQKEEIVMKKEILELREELIRLRRDFHAHPEPGFEEYRTAQIVENCLKDLGLDVSRCAGTGVVGLLRGKEEGKTVMLRADIDALPVTEETGLPFQSERPGVMHACGHDGHTAMLLTAAKILTRHRERIRGNIKFVFQPNEEDAGAQAMIDEGVLERPRVDSVLGLHLWSHLETGMIGVAPGPVMASSYYFRLSLHGKGGHGGAPHEAINPIGAAAAVIEASKSLTSGELNVLEPTLLTICKISAGTKATIIPETLEMEGSLRCLHNGTEAVQESFRKKIAHICGAYRTTFDLDFKCGNNVLSNDPEMTNLAVRSAEETAGRENVTDKNLRTMLGDDFAEFSRLVPGVYCFVGTANQGKGTNYPHHHPKFNIDEDSLPIGVELQVRLALAAL; encoded by the coding sequence GTGCAGAAAGAAGAAATCGTCATGAAAAAAGAAATACTGGAGCTGCGGGAGGAACTGATCCGGCTCAGGAGAGACTTTCACGCTCATCCCGAACCCGGCTTCGAAGAGTATCGGACGGCGCAAATTGTCGAAAACTGCCTGAAAGACCTTGGGCTGGACGTTTCCCGCTGCGCCGGAACAGGCGTCGTGGGACTGCTGCGGGGAAAGGAGGAAGGCAAAACGGTGATGCTTCGGGCGGACATCGACGCCCTCCCCGTCACGGAGGAAACTGGACTTCCCTTTCAGTCGGAGCGTCCGGGGGTCATGCACGCCTGCGGCCACGACGGCCACACCGCCATGCTGCTGACGGCGGCGAAAATCCTGACCCGACACAGGGAAAGAATCCGGGGAAACATAAAATTCGTCTTTCAGCCCAACGAAGAGGACGCCGGCGCTCAGGCCATGATCGACGAGGGCGTTCTCGAACGGCCCAGGGTGGACTCCGTACTGGGGCTGCACCTGTGGTCGCATCTGGAAACGGGGATGATCGGCGTGGCCCCGGGCCCCGTCATGGCTTCCAGTTATTATTTCAGGCTGAGCCTTCACGGAAAAGGCGGTCACGGCGGCGCTCCTCACGAAGCGATCAACCCCATCGGCGCGGCTGCCGCCGTCATCGAAGCGAGTAAAAGCCTGACGTCGGGCGAACTCAACGTTTTGGAGCCGACCCTGCTGACCATATGCAAAATCAGCGCCGGAACCAAGGCCACCATCATCCCCGAAACTCTGGAGATGGAGGGGTCCCTGCGCTGTCTTCACAACGGAACCGAGGCGGTGCAGGAGAGCTTTCGCAAAAAGATCGCCCACATCTGCGGGGCTTACAGAACGACCTTCGATCTGGACTTCAAATGCGGCAACAACGTCCTCTCCAACGACCCCGAAATGACGAATCTGGCGGTGCGTTCAGCCGAAGAGACGGCGGGTCGGGAAAACGTCACGGACAAAAATTTGCGGACCATGCTGGGGGACGATTTCGCGGAGTTCTCCCGTCTGGTTCCGGGAGTGTACTGCTTCGTCGGGACGGCCAACCAGGGGAAGGGGACGAACTACCCTCATCATCATCCAAAATTCAACATCGACGAGGATTCCCTGCCCATTGGAGTGGAATTGCAGGTGCGGTTGGCGCTTGCGGCGTTATAG
- a CDS encoding 2-dehydropantoate 2-reductase: MKLIIVGLGGVGGIVGGRLAAGLSQTKEHEVVFWCRGKTLESVRESGIQLLGGDGCLTVRPALATCDAREAGKADCILFATKGYHLEDAARDAVPLTTEKTVVIPLLNGVSAVSTLEKHLPGDVLGGCIYISAHVERPGVVRQVGSVQKILFGKKGLSLEENRRRYGSLEGILKKSGIDVVLTERIDTEMWSKFIFLSPFAGVTTLFGRTVDGVLTDPESFETVGRMIREIENVARAKGTDLPPDIADLTLEKARAFAAGTKTSMQVDQEQGRPTELETLIGTICEEGRALGVPVPTYETVYRSLKNTA; the protein is encoded by the coding sequence GTGAAATTGATCATTGTGGGATTGGGAGGCGTTGGAGGAATTGTCGGAGGACGTCTGGCGGCCGGGCTTTCTCAAACAAAGGAGCACGAGGTCGTTTTCTGGTGCAGAGGGAAAACGCTGGAAAGCGTTCGGGAGTCGGGAATCCAGCTGCTGGGCGGGGACGGCTGCCTCACCGTACGTCCCGCTCTGGCCACCTGCGACGCCCGGGAGGCGGGAAAGGCCGACTGCATCCTCTTCGCCACGAAAGGCTATCACCTGGAGGACGCCGCCCGGGACGCCGTTCCGCTCACCACCGAAAAAACCGTCGTGATTCCCCTTCTCAACGGAGTCAGCGCCGTGTCCACTCTGGAAAAACACCTCCCCGGCGACGTCCTGGGCGGGTGCATCTACATCTCCGCTCACGTGGAAAGGCCGGGGGTGGTGCGTCAGGTCGGTTCGGTCCAGAAAATTCTGTTCGGCAAAAAGGGCCTGAGCCTGGAGGAAAATCGCAGGCGCTACGGTTCCCTTGAGGGAATTTTGAAAAAAAGCGGCATCGACGTCGTCCTGACGGAACGAATCGACACGGAAATGTGGTCGAAGTTCATTTTTCTGTCCCCCTTCGCCGGCGTCACCACCCTTTTTGGACGGACCGTGGACGGAGTTTTGACCGACCCGGAAAGTTTCGAGACCGTCGGCCGCATGATTCGGGAGATCGAAAACGTGGCGCGGGCCAAAGGGACGGACCTGCCGCCCGACATCGCCGACCTCACTCTGGAAAAGGCCCGGGCCTTCGCCGCCGGGACAAAAACCTCCATGCAGGTGGATCAGGAACAGGGACGCCCCACCGAACTGGAAACCCTGATCGGGACGATCTGCGAGGAAGGCAGAGCTCTGGGAGTCCCCGTTCCCACCTACGAGACCGTTTACAGGAGCCTGAAAAACACGGCCTGA
- a CDS encoding EFR1 family ferrodoxin (N-terminal region resembles flavodoxins. C-terminal ferrodoxin region binds two 4Fe-4S clusters.): MTEVTENLKMEFREMNPGQEKEVSDLVREVARIDDGEMEPAARTALERYIAPSALAGRAKMGYTHELAYVSDVLAGVIEVKGLDHIAMLYIRPAFANRGIGSRLIARAASRCVAAAPKVKYMTVEAAAGSLDFYERTGFTRSGPARMVGGVLSTPCRLALGGQRSDPPMKLHSSSIDLFVFSGTGNTLLLSQAVAEVLRQEGASVRLRDMESPPPANFPEDVAIGLAFPVACFSTYPVVWRFIHALPAGEGREIFMLGTCGGASGGMQGPLRDVLKKKGYKTVAAEFFVMPGTYNNKTLPLERNAARIEKALLGARFFAYDLLQGRTRWGGGIPLLSALLYRWGQTRKPWNFFFRLFPLAVDEKKCTRCGRCAEICPEKAITMNGPSGLPALDASLCQSCQRCVGFCPAAALGVPGKPAVPWKAMSWEEFRSAFR, encoded by the coding sequence GTGACGGAAGTGACAGAAAACCTGAAAATGGAATTTCGGGAGATGAATCCCGGTCAGGAAAAGGAAGTGAGCGACCTCGTTCGAGAGGTGGCTCGAATCGACGATGGAGAGATGGAACCGGCGGCCCGAACGGCGCTGGAGCGGTATATTGCGCCCTCGGCTCTGGCGGGTCGGGCAAAGATGGGCTATACTCACGAACTGGCGTATGTCTCGGATGTTCTGGCGGGCGTGATCGAGGTGAAGGGGCTGGACCACATCGCCATGCTGTACATTCGTCCCGCTTTCGCCAACCGGGGAATAGGGTCCCGCCTGATTGCCCGGGCGGCCTCCCGATGCGTCGCGGCGGCCCCGAAGGTGAAGTACATGACGGTGGAGGCGGCGGCGGGATCGCTGGATTTTTACGAGCGAACCGGCTTCACCCGCAGCGGCCCCGCCAGAATGGTCGGAGGCGTGTTGTCCACGCCCTGCCGGCTGGCTCTGGGAGGGCAGAGAAGCGATCCCCCCATGAAGCTCCACAGCAGCTCCATCGATCTGTTCGTTTTTTCGGGAACGGGGAATACGCTTCTCCTGTCCCAGGCCGTGGCCGAGGTTCTGCGGCAGGAGGGCGCTTCGGTCCGGCTGCGCGACATGGAGAGCCCCCCTCCCGCGAACTTTCCGGAGGACGTGGCGATAGGGCTGGCCTTTCCCGTGGCCTGCTTTTCCACCTATCCCGTGGTGTGGCGTTTCATCCACGCCCTGCCGGCGGGCGAGGGACGCGAGATTTTTATGCTGGGAACCTGCGGAGGCGCTTCGGGAGGGATGCAGGGCCCTCTTCGGGACGTGCTGAAGAAAAAGGGTTATAAAACGGTCGCCGCGGAGTTTTTTGTCATGCCGGGGACCTACAACAACAAAACGCTGCCCCTGGAGAGAAACGCCGCCAGAATCGAAAAGGCCCTTCTGGGAGCGCGATTTTTCGCCTACGACCTTTTGCAGGGCAGAACGCGATGGGGCGGCGGCATTCCTCTGCTTTCCGCGCTGCTGTACCGATGGGGGCAGACGAGGAAACCCTGGAACTTCTTTTTCAGGCTGTTCCCCCTGGCGGTGGACGAAAAAAAATGCACCCGCTGCGGCCGCTGCGCGGAGATTTGTCCGGAAAAGGCCATCACCATGAACGGCCCTTCAGGGCTGCCCGCCCTGGATGCGTCGCTCTGCCAGTCCTGTCAGCGATGCGTGGGCTTCTGCCCCGCCGCGGCTCTGGGCGTTCCCGGCAAACCCGCCGTTCCCTGGAAAGCCATGTCCTGGGAGGAATTTCGGTCGGCGTTCCGGTAA
- a CDS encoding ribokinase gives MSVIAVVGSLNMDLVIRAPRQPHLGETLVGGSFGMTGGGKGANQALACARLGAEVCMIGCVGNDDFGLRLKEVLTESKVDCRHLRVVSGVGTGVAIVTVTESGDNAIVLAPGANACVESSLITEAADAFKKADAVMFQLEIPLGAVEAGLHLARKSGCRTILTPAPAREIPPALWALVDTVVLNENELAFYVKEDRLETEEELVTAARQLVERGPLCVLVTRGARGGLAVSKKDFFDYAPFQVEALDSTGAGDAFCAAFTVTLAEGLPLREAILYASAAGALACTRFGAHPSMPWRHEVQALLQNSRNG, from the coding sequence GTGTCGGTTATCGCTGTTGTTGGTTCCCTGAATATGGACCTGGTCATCCGGGCTCCCCGCCAGCCTCATTTGGGGGAAACGCTGGTGGGGGGCTCTTTTGGAATGACAGGAGGAGGAAAGGGGGCGAACCAGGCCCTGGCCTGCGCGCGGCTGGGAGCGGAAGTCTGCATGATCGGCTGCGTGGGTAACGACGACTTCGGCCTGCGTCTGAAGGAGGTCCTGACGGAATCGAAGGTGGACTGCCGGCATCTCCGGGTGGTTTCGGGCGTGGGGACCGGCGTGGCCATCGTTACGGTGACGGAGAGCGGCGACAACGCGATTGTGCTGGCCCCCGGGGCGAACGCCTGCGTGGAGTCCTCCCTGATTACGGAGGCGGCCGACGCTTTCAAAAAGGCCGACGCTGTCATGTTTCAGCTCGAAATTCCCCTGGGAGCCGTGGAGGCCGGACTGCACCTGGCGCGAAAATCGGGCTGTCGAACAATTCTGACGCCCGCCCCGGCCCGGGAAATTCCTCCGGCTTTGTGGGCTTTGGTGGATACGGTGGTTCTCAACGAGAATGAGCTGGCTTTCTACGTGAAGGAGGATCGGCTGGAAACGGAGGAAGAGCTGGTGACCGCCGCCCGGCAGCTTGTGGAGCGGGGGCCCCTTTGCGTGCTGGTCACCCGGGGAGCTCGCGGAGGCCTGGCGGTCTCGAAGAAGGATTTCTTTGACTACGCTCCCTTCCAGGTGGAAGCTCTGGACTCCACCGGAGCGGGAGACGCCTTTTGCGCGGCCTTCACCGTGACTCTGGCGGAGGGGCTGCCGCTTCGGGAGGCGATCCTTTACGCCTCGGCGGCCGGCGCTCTGGCCTGCACCCGGTTCGGCGCGCACCCTTCGATGCCCTGGCGGCACGAGGTGCAGGCGCTTCTCCAGAATAGCCGGAATGGCTGA
- a CDS encoding amidohydrolase, which produces MTTLFKDVLILDGEREKAERGHILVSKGRIQSLMSLSTTPPSADRVVEGYGKTAVLPGFVNAHTHAAMTLLRGLGEEVPLMEWLQKKIWPVEEKMTAEHIRRGTQLAILEMVSMGTTCFADMYFEMDEVAQAALEAGMRCALCRGITDGPAGADGERKIDKSVRDGLRLFETWHGREGLLTVQLGPHALYTVPLKDMKTIVAQAKERGIGIHHHFLEIKWELEYLRNELKLTPEDYLRETGLLDTVGTVLAHGVWMDPAWAEALDLSKITIVHNPNSNMKLASGVMPLERWLDKNVGLALGTDGASSNNRLDMWDEMRNAVLLHRGVTRDPVSVLARDVLRMATFEGARAFGFVNTGLIREGWTADLVMVDLDRPHYVGVNEENLGAFVVYAGTSADVRGTMINGKWAFLDGAWLTLDRDEIVAKAREAREEITK; this is translated from the coding sequence ATGACCACGCTGTTCAAAGATGTGCTGATACTGGACGGAGAGAGGGAAAAGGCGGAACGGGGACATATTCTCGTGTCCAAGGGGCGCATTCAGTCTCTGATGAGCCTTTCCACAACTCCCCCCTCAGCCGATCGGGTGGTGGAGGGATATGGAAAAACGGCCGTTCTGCCGGGGTTCGTCAACGCCCACACCCACGCGGCCATGACTCTCCTGCGGGGGCTGGGGGAAGAAGTGCCGCTGATGGAGTGGCTGCAGAAAAAAATCTGGCCGGTGGAAGAAAAAATGACCGCCGAACACATCCGCCGGGGAACGCAGCTGGCCATTCTGGAAATGGTGAGCATGGGGACCACCTGTTTCGCGGATATGTATTTCGAGATGGACGAGGTGGCTCAGGCGGCGCTGGAGGCGGGGATGCGCTGCGCCCTCTGCCGGGGAATCACGGACGGACCCGCCGGGGCCGACGGAGAGCGGAAAATCGACAAAAGCGTCAGGGACGGTCTGCGTCTTTTCGAAACCTGGCATGGACGGGAGGGCCTGCTGACGGTGCAGCTGGGACCTCACGCTCTCTACACCGTTCCCCTGAAGGACATGAAGACCATCGTGGCTCAGGCGAAGGAGCGGGGAATTGGGATTCACCACCACTTTCTGGAGATCAAGTGGGAGCTGGAGTACCTCCGGAACGAGCTGAAGCTGACCCCCGAGGATTACCTGCGGGAAACCGGTCTGCTGGATACGGTGGGGACGGTACTGGCCCACGGCGTCTGGATGGACCCGGCCTGGGCGGAGGCTCTGGATTTGTCGAAAATCACCATCGTCCACAACCCCAACAGCAACATGAAACTCGCCAGCGGAGTGATGCCGCTGGAGCGGTGGCTGGACAAAAACGTGGGGCTCGCTCTGGGGACGGACGGCGCTTCCAGCAACAACCGGCTGGACATGTGGGACGAAATGCGGAACGCCGTTCTGCTGCACCGGGGCGTGACGCGGGACCCCGTAAGCGTTCTGGCCCGGGATGTGCTGCGCATGGCCACCTTCGAGGGAGCACGGGCCTTCGGCTTCGTCAACACGGGGCTGATTCGGGAAGGCTGGACGGCGGATCTGGTCATGGTCGATCTGGACCGCCCGCACTATGTGGGGGTCAACGAGGAGAACCTTGGCGCTTTCGTGGTCTACGCCGGAACCTCCGCCGACGTTCGGGGCACCATGATCAACGGCAAATGGGCGTTCCTGGACGGCGCCTGGCTCACTCTGGACCGGGACGAAATCGTGGCGAAAGCCCGTGAGGCGCGGGAGGAAATCACAAAATAG
- a CDS encoding adenosylhomocysteinase yields the protein MEKYRVADMGLAPHGAKKIEWAWQYMPSLRFLEKKYGAEQPFKGATLAACLHLEAKTACLLLTLKRLGATVAACGSNPLSTQDDVCAALAEGGVNVFSRRGMSTEEYFGYVRNVLDFRPDVVVDDGADVVAMLHKERQDLLPNIRGASEETTSGVKRLKAMQAEGVLKLPVISVNDALSKYLFDNRYGTGQSVWDGVMRTTNMVVAGRIVVVAGYGWCGKGVAKRAAGLGARVVVTEIDPHKACEALMDGFDVMPMEEAAKVGDIFLTLTGNISVIDGRHFPLMKNGVILGNAGHFDVEICKTDLLAQADHVEQLRDNIDTYVMKDGRRLNLLGEGRLTNLACADGHPIEIMDLSFSLQLEAALYVYTHKMAPGVHPVPAETDRAVMESKLAALGIAIDTPTPAQKEYMQSWQE from the coding sequence GTGGAAAAATACAGGGTTGCGGACATGGGACTGGCGCCTCACGGGGCGAAAAAAATAGAATGGGCATGGCAGTATATGCCGTCGCTTCGGTTTCTTGAGAAGAAATACGGCGCGGAGCAGCCCTTCAAAGGGGCTACTCTGGCGGCCTGTCTGCACCTTGAGGCGAAGACGGCCTGTCTTCTGCTCACTCTGAAACGCCTTGGAGCCACCGTCGCCGCCTGCGGGAGCAATCCGCTGTCCACTCAGGACGACGTCTGCGCCGCGCTGGCGGAGGGGGGAGTCAACGTTTTCAGCCGCCGGGGCATGTCCACGGAGGAGTATTTCGGCTATGTGCGGAACGTGCTGGACTTCCGGCCCGACGTGGTGGTGGACGACGGGGCCGACGTGGTGGCCATGCTCCATAAGGAGCGTCAGGACCTGCTTCCCAACATTCGGGGGGCCTCGGAGGAAACCACTTCCGGAGTCAAGCGTCTGAAGGCCATGCAGGCCGAGGGGGTTTTGAAGCTGCCCGTGATCTCGGTCAACGACGCCCTCAGCAAGTACCTGTTCGACAACCGCTACGGCACGGGCCAGTCCGTATGGGACGGAGTGATGCGCACCACCAACATGGTGGTGGCGGGCCGCATCGTCGTCGTGGCGGGGTACGGCTGGTGCGGAAAGGGCGTGGCCAAACGGGCGGCGGGCCTGGGAGCCCGCGTCGTGGTGACGGAGATCGACCCTCACAAGGCCTGCGAGGCGCTTATGGACGGGTTCGACGTCATGCCCATGGAGGAGGCCGCGAAGGTGGGAGATATTTTCCTGACTTTGACGGGCAATATCAGCGTCATCGACGGGCGGCATTTCCCGCTGATGAAAAACGGGGTCATTTTGGGCAACGCGGGACACTTCGACGTGGAGATCTGCAAGACGGATCTTCTCGCCCAGGCCGACCACGTGGAACAGCTGCGGGACAACATCGATACCTATGTCATGAAGGACGGGCGGCGCCTGAATTTGCTGGGAGAGGGGCGTCTCACCAACCTGGCCTGTGCCGACGGGCACCCCATCGAAATCATGGACCTGAGTTTTTCTCTGCAGCTGGAAGCCGCCCTTTACGTCTACACCCACAAAATGGCCCCCGGCGTCCATCCCGTCCCGGCTGAAACGGATCGGGCCGTAATGGAGTCCAAACTGGCGGCGCTGGGAATCGCCATCGACACGCCGACCCCTGCCCAGAAGGAATACATGCAAAGCTGGCAGGAGTGA
- the mtnA gene encoding S-methyl-5-thioribose-1-phosphate isomerase, producing the protein MLPESVSWREKNGVLELLDQRALPGAERSVVCREPEDVAQAIENMTVRGAPAIGIAAAYGVLLGARSGRKAASLALERLARTRPTAVNLFSALNRMKKCLESAPDDALERVLLEEARRIHGEDLENNRRLGAYGAALLPDKAVVLTHCNAGAVATGGHGTALGILRSAREAGKTIKVYADETRPLLQGSRLTAWELDRDGFDVTVICDGMAAALMKNQSVDAVIVGADRIAANGDTANKTGTYMLAVAARHHGVPFYVAAPRSTLDPALPSGEHIPIEIRSDGEVRRLFDGSSIPESVKIWNPAFDVTPAELITAIITEEGVFRPPCRF; encoded by the coding sequence GTGCTGCCGGAGAGCGTGAGCTGGCGTGAAAAAAACGGAGTGCTGGAACTGCTGGACCAACGGGCTCTGCCGGGAGCCGAGAGGAGCGTTGTGTGCCGTGAGCCGGAGGACGTGGCTCAGGCCATCGAAAATATGACCGTGAGAGGCGCTCCGGCCATCGGAATCGCCGCGGCCTACGGGGTCCTCCTGGGGGCCCGCTCCGGACGGAAGGCCGCTTCCCTCGCTCTGGAACGACTTGCCCGCACCCGCCCCACGGCGGTGAACCTCTTCTCCGCTTTGAACCGAATGAAGAAGTGTCTCGAATCCGCGCCGGACGACGCGCTGGAGCGGGTTCTTCTGGAGGAGGCCCGAAGGATCCACGGCGAGGACCTGGAGAACAACCGCAGGCTGGGAGCGTATGGAGCGGCTCTGCTGCCGGATAAGGCGGTGGTTCTGACCCACTGCAACGCCGGAGCCGTGGCGACGGGGGGACATGGGACGGCGTTGGGGATTTTGCGCTCGGCCCGGGAGGCCGGAAAGACGATAAAAGTCTACGCCGACGAAACCCGCCCGCTTTTGCAGGGTTCCCGGCTGACGGCCTGGGAGCTGGATCGGGACGGCTTCGACGTGACGGTGATCTGCGACGGCATGGCGGCGGCCCTGATGAAAAACCAAAGCGTCGACGCCGTTATTGTGGGAGCGGATCGCATCGCGGCCAACGGAGATACGGCGAACAAGACGGGGACCTACATGCTGGCCGTCGCCGCCCGTCATCACGGAGTTCCCTTCTACGTGGCCGCTCCTCGAAGCACTCTGGACCCCGCGCTGCCGTCGGGAGAGCACATTCCCATAGAAATTCGCTCCGACGGGGAAGTGCGCCGCCTCTTCGACGGGAGTTCCATTCCCGAATCCGTCAAAATCTGGAATCCGGCTTTCGACGTGACCCCCGCGGAGCTGATAACCGCTATAATAACGGAAGAGGGTGTTTTCAGGCCACCCTGTCGTTTTTGA
- the xseA gene encoding exodeoxyribonuclease VII large subunit produces the protein MQLRIPRSQLTVDELTAYLQGLFTSDAALKSLVVSGEIAEFKKHTSGHCYFTLLGEESRVACAIFKQYAGFVPKWPENGDSVLVEGSVGIYPQRGVYQLYARRLVPLGAGAIDRARRELRERLEKEGLFSPALKRSLPPYPRKVALITSGTGAAAWDVIRVAGRRYPACALVVVPAQVQGVDAPFEIQRAFSRIAGIPGLDCVLLVRGGGSREDLTPFDDEGVVRAVRSCPVPVVCGVGHDVDTTLCDMAADLRASTPSAAAELVFPNGRELDAGLLGLRDRLALDLKRRINAEKTRLEHLENLLTRRIARIFQDCAAALDVREKALASAMALSLAEGRRALAERAAGLDALSPLAVLTRGFVICEKDGRRIRSVRELTEGDRLEIRFPDGTAKALVDEILD, from the coding sequence ATGCAGCTTCGAATACCGAGATCTCAACTGACCGTTGACGAGCTGACGGCTTATCTTCAGGGACTTTTCACCTCAGACGCCGCGCTGAAGTCCCTTGTGGTCAGCGGTGAAATTGCAGAGTTCAAAAAACATACGAGCGGCCACTGTTATTTCACCCTGCTGGGTGAAGAAAGCAGGGTCGCTTGTGCTATTTTTAAGCAGTACGCCGGATTCGTGCCCAAATGGCCGGAAAACGGGGACAGCGTCCTTGTGGAGGGCAGCGTCGGGATTTATCCTCAGAGAGGTGTCTATCAGCTTTATGCCCGTCGTCTGGTTCCACTGGGGGCCGGCGCCATCGACCGGGCCCGCAGAGAGCTTCGGGAGCGCCTGGAGAAGGAGGGGCTTTTCTCTCCGGCCCTTAAGCGTTCCCTGCCTCCCTATCCCCGGAAGGTCGCTCTGATCACCTCCGGAACGGGAGCGGCAGCCTGGGACGTGATTCGCGTGGCGGGCCGCCGTTACCCGGCCTGCGCTCTGGTGGTGGTTCCCGCTCAGGTTCAGGGCGTGGACGCGCCCTTCGAAATCCAGCGCGCCTTTTCCAGAATCGCCGGTATTCCCGGGCTGGACTGCGTGCTGCTGGTTCGGGGCGGGGGCAGTCGGGAGGATCTGACGCCCTTCGACGACGAGGGGGTGGTTCGGGCCGTCCGCTCCTGTCCCGTTCCGGTGGTCTGCGGTGTGGGGCACGACGTGGACACGACCCTCTGCGACATGGCCGCGGATCTGAGGGCCTCCACGCCCTCCGCCGCCGCGGAGCTGGTTTTTCCCAACGGCAGAGAGCTGGACGCGGGACTTCTCGGGCTGAGGGATCGTCTGGCTCTGGACCTGAAAAGGCGTATAAACGCGGAGAAAACGCGGCTGGAGCACCTGGAAAACCTTCTGACCCGTCGAATAGCGCGTATCTTTCAGGACTGCGCCGCGGCTCTTGACGTGAGAGAAAAGGCTCTCGCCTCGGCCATGGCCCTTTCTCTGGCGGAAGGTCGCAGGGCTCTGGCGGAGAGGGCGGCGGGGCTGGACGCGCTTTCCCCCCTGGCGGTGCTGACCCGGGGCTTTGTGATCTGCGAAAAGGACGGGCGACGCATTCGGTCGGTTCGCGAGCTGACGGAGGGAGACCGGCTGGAAATCCGTTTTCCTGACGGAACGGCGAAGGCTTTGGTGGACGAAATTTTGGATTAA
- the nusB gene encoding transcription antitermination factor NusB gives MTKSSVALSRHRSRELAVQLLYSLDTRPGCDPKECEDVFLSEEGFAPEESAEVCQYLRFLVEGTWGRRLEIDNMIRQVVLGWRPERMLAVDRAVIRLAVFEGFLKKRVPLAVAISEAVELAQLFGTDESSKFVNGVLARVIRFMEGQETNGNVENAASNTEISTDR, from the coding sequence TTGACGAAATCGTCTGTCGCGCTGAGCCGCCACCGTTCCAGAGAGCTGGCAGTGCAGCTTTTATACTCTCTGGATACCCGCCCCGGCTGCGATCCGAAAGAATGCGAGGATGTTTTTCTGTCCGAAGAGGGTTTCGCTCCGGAAGAGTCCGCCGAGGTTTGTCAGTACCTGCGCTTTCTCGTGGAGGGAACCTGGGGCAGACGTCTGGAAATCGACAACATGATCCGTCAGGTCGTTCTGGGATGGCGTCCTGAGCGTATGTTGGCCGTGGACAGGGCTGTGATCCGCCTGGCGGTTTTCGAGGGGTTCCTGAAGAAACGGGTTCCCCTGGCGGTGGCCATTTCCGAGGCGGTGGAGCTGGCGCAGCTTTTTGGAACCGATGAGTCGTCCAAATTTGTCAACGGCGTCCTGGCGAGGGTGATTCGCTTCATGGAGGGACAGGAAACGAACGGAAACGTGGAAAATGCAGCTTCGAATACCGAGATCTCAACTGACCGTTGA
- a CDS encoding Asp23/Gls24 family envelope stress response protein: protein MDQNVEGKNAAADAAQFKGQFEGNIHISEDVIVELAKKTIAGIPNIQAANMGIASKFGIGRKSGDGIRVTVEEGKIPAMTVDAYILVRYGQRIPDLAWDVQEKIKANLERYTGYTVTAVNINVQGIYLDEPPVVPGKDDDGEAAETDVVAPAPAPAPEDDKEN, encoded by the coding sequence ATGGATCAGAACGTCGAGGGTAAAAATGCGGCCGCTGATGCCGCGCAGTTCAAGGGACAGTTCGAGGGGAACATCCATATCTCCGAGGATGTCATCGTAGAGCTGGCGAAGAAGACGATTGCGGGCATTCCCAACATACAGGCGGCCAATATGGGTATTGCCTCAAAATTCGGTATTGGCCGCAAGAGCGGCGACGGGATCCGCGTCACCGTGGAGGAAGGCAAAATTCCGGCCATGACGGTGGACGCTTACATTCTCGTCAGATACGGTCAGCGCATTCCCGACCTGGCCTGGGACGTGCAGGAAAAGATCAAGGCCAATCTGGAGCGTTATACGGGATATACCGTTACGGCGGTGAATATAAACGTGCAGGGCATTTATCTGGACGAGCCCCCGGTTGTCCCCGGAAAAGACGATGACGGAGAAGCTGCAGAGACCGATGTTGTCGCTCCCGCTCCCGCGCCCGCCCCTGAGGATGATAAGGAAAATTGA